Proteins encoded together in one Impatiens glandulifera chromosome 1, dImpGla2.1, whole genome shotgun sequence window:
- the LOC124919147 gene encoding potassium channel KAT1 — protein sequence MVLFPNSKNFLKRFCVEEFQMRTNTQSNFISSDLLLPSLGASINQTTKLRRWIISPFNPHYRGWEMWLILLVIYYAWICPFEFAFITYKQDALFIVDNILNGFFAIDIVLTFFVAYLDSESYLLVDDPRKIAMRYISTWFIFDLCSTLPFQPLSLLFTKQNNSVIGFKLLDMLRLWRLRRVSSLFARLEKDIRFNYFWTRCTKLVSVTLFAVHCAGCFNYLIADRYPDPQKTWIGAVNPNFKEESLWDRYIAALYWSITTLTTTGYGDLHAENPREMLFDIFYMLFNLGLTSYLIGNMTNLVVHWTSRTRIFRDSVRDASEFAKRNQLPPGIQDQMLSHICLKFKTEGLKQQDTLNGLPKAIRSSISHYLFFPIIQSVYLFEGLSNNSLFQLVVSMEAEYFPPNEDVIIQGESSTDFYILVSGAVELIVHIDGHDKIIQKIVAVDVFGEIGVLCNRPQQFTFRTTEVSQILRLSRDVLMNVTQSNKEDGTKIMSNLSKRMKVLECFGVEDQFNDPGLILEDTSHGDREGKRPYNVPYEEDPLMEVANTKGYQQTSLLELNGKEEHNVITKDREINSMADDGQTALHAAVRKGHVQMVRILLEKGANMNKPDARGLTPKALAEQQENKGIYSLLLSYENKGMPHEHKIDVSTPKKAQRVINGPFRTLKDTTLDHLNPQSANSPISCSPDVDANRLSKRRVTIHVKSEMTNIGRKMPKLIILPESLEELFHIAGQKFEGHYLTKVVNEENAEIDDLRVVRDGDHLFFLENDTEIV from the exons ATGGTGTTGTTTCCCAACTCCAAGAACTTCCTGAAGCGCTTTTGTGTGGAAGAATTCCAAATGCGGACCAACACTCAGAGCAACTTCATCTCCAGTGACTTACTTCTTCCATCTCTTGGAGCCAGCATCAACCAAACCACGAAACTCAGAAGATGGATAATCTCACCCTTCAATCCCCATTACAG AGGGTGGGAGATGTGGCTGATTCTTCTTGTTATTTACTATGCTTGGATTTGCCCATTCGAGTTTGCATTCATCACCTACAAGCAAGATGCACTCTTCATAGTTGACAATATTTTGAATGGCTTCTTTGCTATTGATATTGTCCTCACCTTCTTTGTGGCATATCTCGACAGTGAATCTTATCTTCTTGTGGATGACCCTAGGAAAATTGCAATGAG GTACATTTCAACCTGGTTCATATTTGATCTCTGTTCAACACTGCCATTTCAACCTCTCAGTCTCCTCTtcacaaaacaaaacaacagCGTAATTGGTTTCAAACTACTGGACATGCTTAGGTTGTGGCGTCTCAGGAGAGTCAGTTCCTTATTCGCAAG ATTGGAGAAGGACATTCGGTTCAATTACTTCTGGACCCGATGCACAAAGCTCGTCTCT GTAACACTATTTGCAGTACATTGTGCTGGATGCTTCAACTACTTGATAGCTGATAGATACCCAGATCCACAGAAGACATGGATTGGTGCGGTCAACCCAAATTTCAAAGAAGAGAGCCTCTGGGATAGATACATAGCTGCACTTTACTGGTCTATCACCACACTAACTACAACTGGCTATGGGGACTTGCATGCAGAGAATCCAAGAGAGATGTTGTTTGATATCTTTTACATGCTATTCAATTTGGGATTGACATCATACCTTATTGGTAACATGACCAATCTTGTTGTCCACTGGACCAGCCGCACCCGAATCTTT AGAGACTCAGTCAGAGATGCTTCAGAATTTGCAAAACGGAACCAGCTGCCTCCTGGCATTCAGGACCAAATGTTGTCTCACATATGCCTCAAGTTCAAAACAGAGGGACTCAAACAGCAAGACACATTGAATGGTCTTCCGAAAGCCATTCGTTCAAGTATATCACATTACTTGTTCTTTCCCATCATCCAAAGTGTGTACCTTTTTGAAGGACTTTCTAACAACTCACTTTTCCAACTG GTTGTCAGCATGGAGGCTGAATATTTTCCACCCAACGAAGATGTAATTATACAGGGCGAGAGTTCAACAGATTTTTACATATTAGTCTCAGGAGCTGTT GagcttattgttcatattgatGGGCATGACAAG ATTATTCAAAAGATTGTTGCTGTAGATGTGTTTGGAGAAATAGGAGTTCTATGCAATAGGCCCCAGCAGTTCACTTTTCGAACCACTGAAGTTTCTCAAATACTTAGGCTGAGCAGAGATGTACTCATGAACGTAACCCAGTCTAACAAGGAGGATGGAACCAAAATAATGAGTAATCTTTCGAAG AGGATGAAGGTGCTAGAATGCTTTGGGGTTGAGGATCAGTTCAATGATCCAGGTCTGATCCTCGAAGATACAAGTCATGGTGACCGGGAAGGAAAGAGGCCATATAATGTACCGTATGAAGAAGATCCACTGATGGAGGTTGCAAATACTAAGGGCTACCAACAAACAAGTTTGCTTGAGTTGAATGGAAAGGAAGAACACAATGTTATTACAAAAGATAGAGAAATTAATTCAATGGCTGATGATGGTCAAACAGCTCTTCATGCAGCTGTTCGTAAGGGACATGTTCAAATGGTGAGGATTCTGTTGGAGAAAGGAGCCAATATGAACAAACCTGATGCAAGAGGGTTGACTCCAAAAGCTCTAGCTGAACAACAAGAAAATAAAGGCATATATTCACTTTTGTTGAGCTATGAAAATAAAGGAATGCCTCATGAACACAAGATAGATGTTTCCACTCCAAAGAAAGCTCAACGCGTCATAAATGGTCCATTCAGGACACTGAAAGACACAACACTTGATCATCTGAATCCTCAGTCTGCAAATTCGCCTATATCGTGTTCCCCTGATGTGGATGCTAACAGATTAAGTAAGAGGAGAGTCACTATTCACGTGAAGTCAGAAATGACAAATATCGGAAGGAAGATGCCAAAGCTAATCATCCTTCCTGAATCACTCGAAGAGTTATTCCACATTGCGG GTCAGAAATTTGAAGGCCACTATCTCACTAAGGTTGTAAATGAAGAGAACGCAGAAATAGACGATTTGAGAGTtgtcagagatggagaccatcTGTTTTTCCTTGAAAATGACACAGAAATTGTATAG